A genomic window from Haliaeetus albicilla chromosome 10, bHalAlb1.1, whole genome shotgun sequence includes:
- the RPGRIP1L gene encoding protein fantom isoform X7, with the protein MSVPADETVGDLPVRDVGLTLAGIGGLQESSTTQNVKARQAVSRISREELEDRFLRLHDENILLKQHANKQEEKIKRMATKLIRLVNDKKRSEQVGGGPKRLGQAVELEEMIEHLQERVRELEKQNESLRSKLISTKQQLQIQGHRPCSYSYVQSRINTGLKKVSEAAGMPEHAKKGMRFQDLEARSPNLVLPIHGQNLLEDPKAEIRNLETVIESQREHIEELEHAREILVSQLKRKEKEIEESILRLKEQETASQRLNIRDNVEMIKVRKQLVEKSNALSAMEGKFLQLQEVIAI; encoded by the exons ATGTCTGTTCCAGCTGATGAAACTGTGGGGGACCTGCCTGTGAGAGACGTAGGTCTAACTCTAGCTGGAATTGGAGGATTACAAG AATCATCAACTACACAGAATGTAAAAGCTCGACAAGCTGTATCACGAATCAGTCGAGAGGAACTGGAAGACAGATTTCTTCGTTTACATGATGAGAACATCTTACTCAAACAGCATGCAAATAAGCaagaggagaaaattaaaag AATGGCCACTAAGTTAATACGGCTCGTTAATGATAAAAAAAGGTCTGAACAGGTTGGTGGCGGCCCCAAGCGGCTGGGTCAGGCTGTGGAGCTGGAAGAAATGATTGAGCATTTGCAAGAGAGAGTTCGTGAGCTTGAGAAACAAAACGAGAGCCTCCGCAGCAAACTCATTTCAACTAAACAGCAGCTCCAGATTCAAGGCCATAGGCCTTGTTCGTACAGCTATGTTCAATCTCGTATTAACACTGGTCTCAAAAAAGTGAGTGAGGCTGCTGGCATGCCGGAGCACGCAAAGAAAG gaaTGAGATTTCAGGATTTAGAAGCAAGATCACCTAACCTTGTGCTCCCAATACATGGACAGAATCTGCTTGAGGATCCAAAGGCTGAAATAAGAAATTT GGAGACTGTGATTGAGTCCCAAAGGGAACACATTGAGGAACTAGAACATGCTAGAGAGATACTTGTGAGTCagctaaaaaggaaagaaaaggaaattgaagAATCCATCCTGCGGCTGAAAGAGCAAGAAACAGCAAGCCAAAG GCTAAACATTCGGGACAACGTGGAAATGATCAAGGTCCGTAAACAGCTGGTTGAGAAAAGCAATGCTCTTTCAGCAATGGAAGGAAAATTTCTCCAGCTTCAAGAGGTAATTGCAATTTG A
- the RPGRIP1L gene encoding protein fantom isoform X6 gives MSVPADETVGDLPVRDVGLTLAGIGGLQESSTTQNVKARQAVSRISREELEDRFLRLHDENILLKQHANKQEEKIKRMATKLIRLVNDKKRSEQVGGGPKRLGQAVELEEMIEHLQERVRELEKQNESLRSKLISTKQQLQIQGHRPCSYSYVQSRINTGLKKVSEAAGMPEHAKKGMRFQDLEARSPNLVLPIHGQNLLEDPKAEIRNLETVIESQREHIEELEHAREILVSQLKRKEKEIEESILRLKEQETASQRLNIRDNVEMIKVRKQLVEKSNALSAMEGKFLQLQEQTSSTYASFLAAAE, from the exons ATGTCTGTTCCAGCTGATGAAACTGTGGGGGACCTGCCTGTGAGAGACGTAGGTCTAACTCTAGCTGGAATTGGAGGATTACAAG AATCATCAACTACACAGAATGTAAAAGCTCGACAAGCTGTATCACGAATCAGTCGAGAGGAACTGGAAGACAGATTTCTTCGTTTACATGATGAGAACATCTTACTCAAACAGCATGCAAATAAGCaagaggagaaaattaaaag AATGGCCACTAAGTTAATACGGCTCGTTAATGATAAAAAAAGGTCTGAACAGGTTGGTGGCGGCCCCAAGCGGCTGGGTCAGGCTGTGGAGCTGGAAGAAATGATTGAGCATTTGCAAGAGAGAGTTCGTGAGCTTGAGAAACAAAACGAGAGCCTCCGCAGCAAACTCATTTCAACTAAACAGCAGCTCCAGATTCAAGGCCATAGGCCTTGTTCGTACAGCTATGTTCAATCTCGTATTAACACTGGTCTCAAAAAAGTGAGTGAGGCTGCTGGCATGCCGGAGCACGCAAAGAAAG gaaTGAGATTTCAGGATTTAGAAGCAAGATCACCTAACCTTGTGCTCCCAATACATGGACAGAATCTGCTTGAGGATCCAAAGGCTGAAATAAGAAATTT GGAGACTGTGATTGAGTCCCAAAGGGAACACATTGAGGAACTAGAACATGCTAGAGAGATACTTGTGAGTCagctaaaaaggaaagaaaaggaaattgaagAATCCATCCTGCGGCTGAAAGAGCAAGAAACAGCAAGCCAAAG GCTAAACATTCGGGACAACGTGGAAATGATCAAGGTCCGTAAACAGCTGGTTGAGAAAAGCAATGCTCTTTCAGCAATGGAAGGAAAATTTCTCCAGCTTCAAGAG CAAACGTCAAGTACTTACGCCTCTTTCTTGGCAGCAGCTGAATAG
- the RPGRIP1L gene encoding protein fantom isoform X5, which yields MSVPADETVGDLPVRDVGLTLAGIGGLQESSTTQNVKARQAVSRISREELEDRFLRLHDENILLKQHANKQEEKIKRMATKLIRLVNDKKRSEQVGGGPKRLGQAVELEEMIEHLQERVRELEKQNESLRSKLISTKQQLQIQGHRPCSYSYVQSRINTGLKKVSEAAGMPEHAKKGMRFQDLEARSPNLVLPIHGQNLLEDPKAEIRNLETVIESQREHIEELEHAREILVSQLKRKEKEIEESILRLKEQETASQRLNIRDNVEMIKVRKQLVEKSNALSAMEGKFLQLQEKGLAGLKDFICKAIPVRLWRMN from the exons ATGTCTGTTCCAGCTGATGAAACTGTGGGGGACCTGCCTGTGAGAGACGTAGGTCTAACTCTAGCTGGAATTGGAGGATTACAAG AATCATCAACTACACAGAATGTAAAAGCTCGACAAGCTGTATCACGAATCAGTCGAGAGGAACTGGAAGACAGATTTCTTCGTTTACATGATGAGAACATCTTACTCAAACAGCATGCAAATAAGCaagaggagaaaattaaaag AATGGCCACTAAGTTAATACGGCTCGTTAATGATAAAAAAAGGTCTGAACAGGTTGGTGGCGGCCCCAAGCGGCTGGGTCAGGCTGTGGAGCTGGAAGAAATGATTGAGCATTTGCAAGAGAGAGTTCGTGAGCTTGAGAAACAAAACGAGAGCCTCCGCAGCAAACTCATTTCAACTAAACAGCAGCTCCAGATTCAAGGCCATAGGCCTTGTTCGTACAGCTATGTTCAATCTCGTATTAACACTGGTCTCAAAAAAGTGAGTGAGGCTGCTGGCATGCCGGAGCACGCAAAGAAAG gaaTGAGATTTCAGGATTTAGAAGCAAGATCACCTAACCTTGTGCTCCCAATACATGGACAGAATCTGCTTGAGGATCCAAAGGCTGAAATAAGAAATTT GGAGACTGTGATTGAGTCCCAAAGGGAACACATTGAGGAACTAGAACATGCTAGAGAGATACTTGTGAGTCagctaaaaaggaaagaaaaggaaattgaagAATCCATCCTGCGGCTGAAAGAGCAAGAAACAGCAAGCCAAAG GCTAAACATTCGGGACAACGTGGAAATGATCAAGGTCCGTAAACAGCTGGTTGAGAAAAGCAATGCTCTTTCAGCAATGGAAGGAAAATTTCTCCAGCTTCAAGAG aagggTCTAGCAGGTCTTAAAGATTTTATCTGCAAGGCCATCCCAGTCAGATTGTGGAGAATGAACTGA